A stretch of the Brevundimonas sp. MF30-B genome encodes the following:
- a CDS encoding cation:proton antiporter yields the protein MIGAYAEGDKVEPLTLARTVALGGLALAAAAVIGRPLFRGALAWVARSQSAELFLLVVLLLALGTAWIAGLAGLAAPLGAFMAGVIVGESDFRHHIEDEVRPFRDVLLGLFFVTVGMGLDLSVAVAAPLAVGVWLMVFLLIKPAVVLLVGRVRRWARQDSLRTAVSMANGGEFGLLLITQGLAASLLPLPVAGPLLVALVLSMGLAPILTAGSAGFARRFAGPQSPEDEGARAASTGDLANHVVLCGCGRIGRPVAAALKLAGIPYVAVERDFDSFRAAQTLGLNVVFADAGRRTVLAATGLSRARLVVVAFEGEREAERILHRTRTEAPKALRLANALDEEVAKRLRAAGADLVFPENLAAGLGLARQSLLLCGLDQPATDGVLNDLRERLNGPSAERPIP from the coding sequence ATGATCGGGGCCTATGCCGAAGGCGACAAGGTTGAGCCGTTGACGCTTGCTCGCACCGTGGCCTTGGGCGGTCTGGCCTTGGCGGCTGCGGCCGTGATCGGCAGGCCTCTGTTTCGCGGTGCACTGGCCTGGGTCGCTAGAAGCCAATCCGCCGAACTTTTTCTCCTGGTGGTGCTGTTGCTCGCCCTTGGGACAGCCTGGATCGCCGGACTGGCGGGACTTGCGGCGCCGCTCGGCGCCTTTATGGCCGGGGTCATCGTCGGGGAAAGCGATTTCCGCCACCACATAGAGGACGAGGTTCGGCCGTTTCGCGACGTCCTCTTGGGCCTCTTCTTCGTCACCGTGGGGATGGGGCTCGACCTGTCCGTCGCCGTCGCTGCGCCCCTGGCCGTAGGGGTTTGGTTGATGGTTTTCCTGCTCATCAAGCCCGCAGTGGTGCTTCTGGTAGGCCGGGTTCGCCGATGGGCCCGCCAGGACAGCCTGCGTACGGCCGTCTCTATGGCCAACGGAGGCGAATTCGGCCTTCTGCTGATTACTCAAGGCCTTGCCGCCAGCCTGCTTCCGCTCCCCGTCGCGGGTCCTCTTCTCGTGGCCCTGGTGCTGAGCATGGGGCTTGCGCCGATCCTGACCGCCGGCTCGGCTGGCTTCGCGCGTCGCTTTGCCGGGCCTCAATCGCCTGAGGACGAGGGCGCACGCGCCGCCTCAACGGGCGATCTCGCAAACCATGTGGTCCTCTGCGGCTGTGGGCGAATCGGCCGTCCGGTGGCGGCGGCGCTCAAGCTCGCCGGCATCCCCTATGTTGCGGTGGAAAGAGACTTCGACAGCTTTCGGGCGGCGCAGACTCTGGGCTTGAATGTCGTATTCGCCGACGCTGGACGCAGAACCGTTCTGGCTGCGACGGGCCTTTCTAGGGCGCGGCTCGTGGTGGTTGCGTTCGAAGGCGAGCGCGAGGCCGAGCGTATCCTTCACCGCACGCGGACGGAAGCGCCGAAAGCGCTCCGGCTCGCCAATGCGCTCGATGAGGAGGTCGCGAAGCGGCTCCGGGCGGCGGGCGCCGACCTGGTCTTCCCGGAAAACCTAGCCGCCGGTCTGGGCCTGGCGCGTCAGTCCCTGCTGCTTTGCGGGCTGGACCAGCCCGCCACCGACGGCGTGCTGAACGACCTTCGCGAACGCCTCAATGGGCCGTCTGCCGAGAGGCCCATTCCCTAA
- a CDS encoding PAS domain-containing protein yields MDQTDLRQAFFHAHPDPMWVHDAKTLKFLDVNAAAERKYGWSRDEFLDMSLAELDPSQGEGARNTQVLDASGVWRHLTREGRVIFVDVVSHELSHQGRAARFVSARDVTRLVELEHERTAMLESISDGFFTLDGHGCFTFLNGQAEAYLDRSRKDLIGRNVWDAFPEARDKKFKVAVEAAVESGQSQHFTDYLDPPGRWFQSAVHPADNGGVTVYFRDVTSERAAETQLRLLEQAVSHLNDVVLITEAGPIEEKFAGPRVVYVNDAFVRMTGYEKADIIGRTPRILQGPDTSQAEVDRIRDALMRGESVRAELVNYTRLGDPFWVEMDIVPIGLDGDAHTHFVSVQRDITGRRAAQEAMRLGEERFQLMARATNDVVWDWDIERDALWWNSNLQALFGYAPELSQTPLSFWLHHLHPDDRERVHAGFFAALKGSDTIWRAEYRFQKADGRYAAVADRGFIIRDEAGRPTRAVGSMLDVTERRELEDNVRQSQKLEAVGQLTGGIAHDFNNLLTVILNNAEGLEEALSGEPALKDLASMTIQAAERGAELTSRCSRIWPPCPSW; encoded by the coding sequence TTGGACCAGACCGATCTCCGCCAAGCCTTCTTCCACGCCCACCCCGATCCGATGTGGGTCCACGATGCGAAAACGCTGAAGTTCTTGGACGTCAATGCAGCGGCCGAGCGCAAATATGGCTGGTCTCGCGACGAGTTCCTCGACATGTCGCTGGCGGAGCTCGACCCATCTCAAGGCGAGGGTGCAAGGAACACCCAGGTGCTCGACGCTTCGGGCGTGTGGCGGCATCTGACCCGCGAGGGCCGGGTGATCTTCGTGGATGTCGTTTCCCACGAGCTCAGCCATCAGGGCCGGGCGGCGCGCTTCGTCTCGGCGCGAGACGTCACGCGCCTGGTCGAACTGGAGCACGAGCGAACCGCTATGCTCGAGAGCATCAGCGATGGTTTCTTCACCCTGGACGGCCATGGCTGCTTCACCTTTCTGAACGGTCAGGCCGAGGCTTACCTCGACCGCTCGCGCAAGGATCTCATCGGGCGGAATGTCTGGGACGCGTTTCCTGAGGCGCGGGACAAGAAGTTCAAGGTGGCGGTCGAAGCCGCTGTCGAAAGCGGGCAAAGCCAACATTTCACCGACTATCTCGACCCGCCCGGCCGGTGGTTTCAGTCGGCCGTCCATCCCGCCGACAATGGAGGCGTGACCGTCTACTTCCGGGACGTGACGTCGGAACGGGCGGCGGAGACGCAGCTGCGGCTGCTCGAGCAAGCCGTATCGCACCTGAACGACGTCGTGCTGATCACCGAGGCCGGTCCGATCGAGGAGAAATTCGCGGGGCCGCGCGTGGTCTATGTCAATGACGCCTTCGTTCGCATGACGGGGTACGAGAAGGCCGACATCATCGGACGAACGCCCCGGATTCTGCAGGGCCCCGACACGTCGCAGGCCGAGGTGGATCGCATCCGCGACGCCCTGATGCGCGGAGAATCCGTTCGAGCCGAACTGGTCAACTACACGCGTCTTGGCGACCCGTTCTGGGTCGAGATGGACATCGTTCCGATCGGGCTGGACGGGGACGCGCATACTCACTTCGTCTCAGTGCAGCGCGATATCACCGGGCGGCGGGCGGCGCAGGAGGCCATGCGCCTGGGCGAGGAGCGTTTCCAGCTCATGGCCCGGGCCACCAACGACGTGGTGTGGGACTGGGATATCGAGCGGGACGCCCTCTGGTGGAACAGCAACTTGCAGGCGCTCTTCGGCTACGCCCCGGAGTTGAGCCAGACGCCCTTGTCGTTCTGGCTGCATCATCTGCATCCCGACGACCGCGAGCGTGTTCATGCCGGGTTTTTCGCCGCGCTGAAGGGTTCGGACACGATCTGGCGCGCCGAATACCGGTTCCAGAAGGCTGACGGCCGCTACGCCGCAGTCGCCGATCGCGGCTTCATCATCCGTGACGAAGCCGGGCGTCCGACCCGGGCGGTCGGCTCCATGCTGGACGTAACCGAGCGCCGCGAGTTGGAGGACAACGTACGACAGTCGCAGAAGCTGGAGGCAGTGGGGCAGCTTACGGGCGGCATCGCCCACGATTTCAACAATCTGCTCACCGTCATTCTCAACAATGCCGAAGGGCTGGAAGAGGCGCTTTCCGGCGAGCCGGCGCTCAAGGATCTGGCGAGCATGACGATCCAGGCGGCGGAGCGGGGCGCAGAGCTCACCAGCCGCTGTTCCAGGATCTGGCCACCCTGCCCTTCCTGGTGA
- a CDS encoding response regulator transcription factor has translation MYVYLVDDDPLVLASLRATLAVRYETHAFQSAEAFLAVLDELPPGVALIDMALPGMDGFALHDELSRRHAPVSIVFLTGRGNVPLAVDAMRRGAVDFLCKPIRRADLLSALDRAAERQAALIDNRRRTDAISRLTERERQVLQNLATGAPSKVIAHRLGISARTVEMHRAHICEKLGVPTAAAVALGCAAGLVTSSG, from the coding sequence ATGTATGTGTACCTGGTTGATGATGACCCGCTAGTCCTTGCGTCGCTGCGGGCTACGCTCGCGGTTCGCTACGAAACCCACGCCTTTCAGTCAGCCGAGGCCTTTCTGGCTGTCCTTGACGAACTGCCGCCCGGCGTCGCCCTGATCGACATGGCGTTGCCCGGGATGGATGGGTTCGCCCTCCACGACGAACTTTCCAGGCGGCATGCCCCGGTGTCGATCGTCTTCCTGACCGGGCGGGGGAATGTGCCGCTCGCCGTCGACGCCATGCGGCGCGGCGCTGTCGATTTTCTGTGCAAGCCGATCCGCCGCGCCGACCTGCTGTCCGCCTTGGACCGGGCGGCCGAGAGGCAGGCCGCCCTGATCGACAATCGCCGTCGCACCGACGCCATCTCCCGCCTGACCGAGAGAGAGCGCCAAGTCCTGCAGAATTTGGCGACCGGGGCGCCCAGCAAAGTGATCGCCCACAGGCTCGGCATCAGCGCGCGCACGGTGGAAATGCACCGGGCGCACATTTGCGAAAAACTCGGCGTACCCACTGCTGCGGCCGTTGCTCTCGGCTGCGCGGCCGGGCTGGTCACTTCGTCAGGCTGA
- the pyrC gene encoding dihydroorotase, which produces MPALLPPSRRLVIRAPDDWHVHLRDGDMLRSVVGYTARQFRRAIVMPNLTPPVTTTAAAEGYRTRILNALDPGGTFEPLMTCYLTDDADPDEINRGFETGVFAACKLYPAHATTNADHGVTDVRRIYPVLERMQRLGMPLLLHGEVTDPAIDIFDREAVFIETIFSRIIADFPALRAVFEHITTADAVAFVESGGPNLAATITPHHLRLNRNAMFAGGLRPHAYCLPVAKRERHRLALRRAATSGSPKFFLGTDSAPHLIGQKESACGCAGIFNAPFAIESYAATFEEDGALDRLEGFASEHGPRFYGLPLNTTSIILERDPLVVPERLAGTSEGDLVPFHADETLPWRFLGPVSAR; this is translated from the coding sequence ATGCCCGCACTGCTTCCCCCCTCTCGACGTCTTGTCATTCGCGCTCCGGACGACTGGCATGTTCACCTTCGCGACGGGGATATGCTTCGGTCCGTCGTCGGATACACGGCGCGCCAGTTCAGACGCGCGATCGTCATGCCGAATCTGACCCCACCGGTCACCACGACCGCCGCCGCCGAAGGCTATCGCACCCGAATCCTCAACGCGCTGGATCCTGGCGGGACGTTCGAGCCCCTGATGACCTGTTACCTGACCGACGACGCCGACCCTGACGAGATCAACCGCGGTTTCGAAACCGGGGTCTTCGCGGCCTGCAAACTCTATCCGGCCCACGCGACCACCAACGCCGACCACGGGGTGACCGACGTCCGCAGGATCTATCCCGTCCTGGAACGGATGCAGCGCCTTGGCATGCCGCTATTGCTGCACGGGGAGGTGACCGACCCGGCGATCGACATCTTTGATCGCGAGGCGGTCTTTATCGAGACGATTTTCTCCAGGATCATTGCTGACTTTCCGGCGCTCAGGGCAGTGTTCGAGCACATCACCACCGCCGATGCGGTAGCCTTCGTCGAGAGCGGCGGCCCGAATCTCGCCGCGACCATCACCCCCCATCATCTGCGCCTGAACCGGAACGCCATGTTCGCCGGAGGTCTGCGCCCGCACGCCTACTGCCTGCCAGTGGCCAAGCGCGAGCGACACCGGCTCGCCCTGCGGCGCGCGGCGACGTCAGGCTCGCCCAAATTCTTCCTCGGCACCGACTCCGCCCCGCACCTGATCGGCCAGAAGGAGTCCGCGTGTGGATGCGCCGGCATCTTCAATGCCCCTTTCGCTATCGAAAGCTATGCGGCGACGTTCGAAGAAGATGGGGCGCTCGACCGGTTGGAAGGTTTCGCCTCTGAGCACGGCCCGCGCTTCTATGGCCTGCCCCTGAACACGACTTCCATCATTCTGGAGCGCGATCCTCTGGTTGTCCCGGAACGGCTTGCGGGGACATCCGAAGGCGACCTGGTCCCTTTCCACGCCGACGAAACCCTGCCATGGCGATTCCTGGGGCCCGTCTCAGCGCGATGA
- a CDS encoding DUF6671 family protein, producing the protein MIARFMGLEVGVPAGLDTDAFGTFSREVERRGTPLDAARAKIASGFDLMPEARFGLASEGSFGPHPLIPFLPLGREIVVLIDRLSGLELVGQFAGIRTNFAHEIVNTIEAGRTFGARIGFPDHGLIVTASIDRVPAPDVALIKDIGGWDALDGAIERVIGLTGSALVETDMRAHRNPHRMQAIRRATLDLVRRSRSACPACGRPGYVVTERLPGLACADCGGPTVKIRAERLTCAGCGHWLERPVPAAKADPGSCGDCNP; encoded by the coding sequence GTGATCGCTCGCTTCATGGGCCTCGAGGTGGGGGTGCCCGCCGGGCTGGACACCGACGCGTTTGGAACCTTCAGCCGCGAGGTCGAGCGCAGGGGGACTCCGCTCGACGCGGCGCGGGCAAAGATCGCCTCCGGTTTCGATCTGATGCCTGAAGCGCGCTTCGGTCTGGCCAGCGAAGGCAGTTTCGGGCCTCACCCTCTGATTCCGTTCCTGCCCCTTGGGCGCGAGATCGTGGTCCTGATCGACCGTCTGTCCGGACTCGAACTAGTCGGCCAGTTCGCCGGGATCAGGACGAATTTCGCGCACGAGATCGTGAATACGATCGAAGCGGGACGGACCTTCGGCGCCCGGATCGGTTTTCCGGACCATGGCCTGATCGTCACGGCCTCCATCGATCGGGTGCCGGCGCCGGATGTCGCGCTGATCAAGGATATCGGCGGTTGGGACGCCCTCGACGGAGCGATCGAACGCGTCATCGGCCTGACAGGGAGCGCTCTGGTCGAAACCGACATGCGGGCCCATCGCAATCCCCACAGGATGCAGGCGATCCGGCGCGCCACGCTGGATCTGGTCCGGCGATCCCGGAGCGCCTGTCCCGCCTGCGGTCGACCGGGATACGTCGTGACCGAGCGCTTGCCGGGCCTGGCCTGTGCGGACTGCGGCGGGCCCACGGTGAAGATCCGCGCCGAGCGTCTGACCTGCGCCGGCTGCGGTCATTGGCTGGAGCGCCCGGTTCCGGCCGCGAAAGCCGATCCCGGATCCTGCGGCGACTGCAATCCTTAG
- a CDS encoding sodium-dependent bicarbonate transport family permease produces MTDFGLPSSLALLTSPAILFFFIGAAAAFARSDLAIPEPVSKALSLYLMLAIGFKGGVEARDAGLNGDFLVAAAIGVALSALMPLLAFIILKRVSRLDRPTICALAATYGSVSVVTFAAGQQHLAAVGMTSGGYMAAVLALMETPAILTALLLLNGAGRGEPGRRRTILKEVFVGAATIMLLGSFVVGLVSGQTGMAKLEVFVGPLFQGALCFFLLDIGLIAARRLMDGGGKMTPAVIGFALAFPLVSAAIALGLARMAGLEAGNAALLTILAGSASYIAVPAAMRLAAPEADPGVYVTASLAVTFPFNLTIGIALYAAAAAWLWQ; encoded by the coding sequence TTGACCGACTTCGGCCTGCCGTCCAGCCTTGCGCTCCTGACTTCCCCGGCCATCCTGTTCTTCTTCATCGGCGCGGCGGCGGCGTTCGCGCGCTCCGACCTCGCCATTCCCGAGCCCGTGTCTAAGGCGCTGTCGCTGTATTTGATGCTGGCCATCGGCTTCAAGGGCGGGGTAGAGGCGCGCGATGCGGGCCTGAACGGCGACTTTCTCGTCGCCGCGGCCATCGGCGTGGCGCTCAGCGCCCTGATGCCGCTGCTGGCGTTCATCATCCTGAAGCGGGTGTCGCGGCTGGACCGGCCCACGATCTGCGCGCTGGCGGCCACCTACGGGTCGGTCTCGGTCGTGACCTTCGCCGCCGGCCAGCAGCACCTCGCCGCGGTCGGCATGACCTCCGGCGGCTATATGGCCGCCGTTCTGGCGCTCATGGAGACGCCCGCCATCCTGACGGCGCTGCTCCTGCTCAACGGCGCGGGCCGCGGCGAGCCGGGACGTCGCCGGACCATCCTCAAGGAGGTGTTCGTCGGCGCGGCCACGATCATGCTGCTCGGCAGCTTCGTCGTCGGGCTGGTCTCCGGCCAGACCGGCATGGCCAAGCTGGAGGTGTTCGTCGGGCCGCTGTTCCAGGGCGCCCTGTGCTTCTTTCTGCTCGACATCGGCCTGATCGCGGCGCGGAGACTGATGGATGGGGGGGGCAAGATGACCCCCGCCGTGATCGGCTTTGCCTTGGCCTTTCCCCTGGTTTCGGCCGCCATTGCCCTCGGCCTGGCGCGCATGGCCGGGCTCGAGGCTGGAAACGCCGCCCTGCTGACCATTCTGGCAGGCTCCGCCTCCTATATCGCGGTCCCCGCCGCCATGCGGCTTGCCGCGCCCGAGGCGGACCCCGGCGTGTACGTAACCGCGTCCTTGGCCGTGACCTTCCCCTTCAACCTGACGATCGGCATCGCCCTCTACGCCGCCGCGGCGGCCTGGCTCTGGCAGTGA
- a CDS encoding DUF2490 domain-containing protein → MTTVVCPKAQLAPDCFPPLLLIALTSATALLATPAVAQSNQNSGFWTQVSATAPMGRDLLGSVEVQGRFNDDAAMEQRILRLGVGYRASPGATVWAGYHYQGVERDGQPGTTEHRGGQQVSLNIGPAFSGAFSARTRLEQRFVSSGDDVGWRLRQQLCYDRPIGRDPDVSFVAHAEVFVAMNDTDWGASGGFDRIRSFVGVAIPVRETVSLEIGYLNQLDDRAIDRIDHVLSLSMVLRP, encoded by the coding sequence TTGACCACAGTCGTCTGCCCGAAAGCCCAACTTGCGCCCGACTGTTTTCCACCCCTGCTGCTGATCGCGCTGACGTCGGCTACCGCGCTTTTGGCCACTCCCGCTGTCGCGCAGAGCAACCAGAATTCCGGGTTCTGGACGCAGGTGAGCGCCACCGCGCCAATGGGGCGCGACCTTCTGGGATCGGTGGAGGTGCAGGGCAGGTTCAACGACGACGCGGCGATGGAACAGCGGATCCTGCGTCTGGGCGTCGGTTATCGGGCAAGTCCGGGAGCCACTGTGTGGGCCGGCTACCACTATCAGGGTGTCGAGCGGGACGGCCAACCCGGCACGACCGAGCATCGCGGCGGGCAGCAGGTTTCATTGAACATCGGCCCGGCGTTCAGCGGCGCGTTCAGCGCACGCACGCGGTTGGAACAACGCTTCGTCAGCTCGGGCGACGACGTCGGGTGGCGGCTGCGCCAGCAGCTTTGCTACGACCGCCCAATCGGGCGGGACCCTGATGTGTCGTTCGTCGCACACGCCGAGGTCTTCGTCGCCATGAATGACACGGATTGGGGGGCCAGCGGCGGCTTCGATCGGATACGGTCGTTCGTCGGCGTGGCGATCCCGGTGCGAGAGACCGTCTCCCTCGAAATCGGCTACCTCAACCAACTGGACGACCGCGCGATCGACCGGATCGACCATGTGCTGTCCTTGTCGATGGTGCTCCGGCCATGA
- a CDS encoding LysR substrate-binding domain-containing protein: MHRLVNLDLDLLRAFVTVADTSSFTRAGVRLGRSQPAISLQIRRLENQVGVELFSRNARDVILTAEGQTLLPSANALLRLNDQIIAGLNEGDVEGEVRFGAPEDIATAFLPRILGDFARSHPRVSLAVTCDYTANLLDQLSKGALDLALIKREPMGPDLGVRVWREPLVWVAADPALAKTPIIPLITAPAPDIYRKRALAALTEQGVAFRIAYTSPSLAGQHAALRAGLGVGVLSATMTPKDLVTLSLDSGLPDLHETEIALVRARGSRSGAADLLSEQVLRSLDRDHIAL; the protein is encoded by the coding sequence ATGCATCGTCTCGTGAATCTCGATCTCGATCTGCTGAGGGCGTTCGTCACAGTCGCCGACACTAGCAGCTTTACCCGCGCCGGCGTTCGCCTGGGGCGCAGCCAGCCGGCGATCAGTCTGCAAATCCGCAGGCTGGAGAATCAGGTGGGCGTCGAACTGTTCAGCCGGAACGCTCGCGACGTGATCCTGACGGCCGAGGGCCAGACCCTGCTCCCGTCCGCGAATGCTCTGCTGCGCCTCAACGACCAAATCATCGCAGGGTTGAATGAGGGCGATGTCGAGGGCGAGGTGCGCTTCGGCGCCCCTGAGGACATCGCTACAGCTTTCCTGCCGCGTATTCTCGGCGATTTCGCCCGTAGTCATCCAAGGGTCAGTCTCGCAGTCACCTGCGACTACACCGCCAATCTGCTCGACCAACTTTCGAAAGGCGCGCTGGACCTGGCGCTGATAAAGCGCGAACCAATGGGGCCCGACCTCGGCGTGCGGGTGTGGCGCGAGCCGCTGGTCTGGGTGGCCGCAGACCCCGCCTTGGCCAAGACCCCGATCATCCCGCTGATCACCGCGCCGGCCCCGGACATCTATCGCAAGCGGGCTCTGGCGGCGCTCACCGAACAGGGCGTCGCCTTTCGAATCGCCTACACCTCGCCCAGTCTCGCCGGCCAGCACGCCGCGCTCAGAGCCGGGCTGGGGGTCGGCGTATTGTCGGCGACCATGACGCCGAAGGACCTCGTCACCCTGTCGCTCGACAGTGGTCTGCCCGACCTGCACGAGACGGAGATCGCCCTGGTGCGGGCGCGCGGCTCCCGCTCCGGCGCGGCGGACCTCCTGTCCGAGCAGGTGCTGCGATCGCTGGATCGCGATCATATCGCGCTGTGA
- a CDS encoding YdcH family protein — MSIVLARRLQGFHVLLEMALRNERARPGPDDRTVTNIKKKKLAIKDRLAVFDDRRLPSRSR; from the coding sequence ATGTCTATCGTGTTGGCGCGCCGGCTGCAGGGCTTCCATGTCCTGCTGGAGATGGCGCTGAGGAACGAGCGGGCCCGCCCGGGCCCGGATGATCGCACGGTCACAAACATCAAGAAGAAGAAGCTGGCCATCAAGGACCGGCTGGCCGTCTTCGACGATCGTCGGCTGCCGTCAAGGTCGCGCTAA
- a CDS encoding TerB family tellurite resistance protein, which yields MPRTNRTRRRRVQVDPHDVWTAGDVAQMDAVVAACALVAQADGWVTADERKRMIDRMSQSPSIRFFGLHEVMVGFEALNMRFDRDPDDGEAAADAAVSVLRGQPGPSHLLVDTACSVAEADGGFDAEEREVILRLCRLLDLDPARYELISGEGGRR from the coding sequence ATGCCCAGAACAAACAGGACCCGGCGAAGGCGAGTTCAGGTCGATCCGCACGATGTCTGGACCGCGGGCGACGTCGCTCAGATGGACGCAGTCGTCGCCGCCTGCGCTCTGGTCGCACAGGCCGACGGCTGGGTCACGGCCGATGAACGCAAGCGGATGATCGACCGGATGAGCCAGTCGCCGAGCATCCGCTTCTTCGGACTGCATGAGGTGATGGTCGGTTTCGAAGCGCTGAACATGCGGTTCGACCGCGATCCGGACGACGGCGAGGCTGCGGCGGACGCTGCGGTCTCTGTCCTCCGGGGTCAGCCGGGACCCTCGCACCTGCTTGTCGACACGGCGTGTTCGGTCGCGGAAGCGGACGGCGGTTTCGACGCCGAAGAGCGCGAGGTTATTCTGCGCCTCTGCCGGCTGCTGGACCTTGATCCCGCGCGCTACGAACTGATCTCCGGCGAGGGAGGGCGGCGATGA
- a CDS encoding carbonic anhydrase, with translation MAGYRRFRSAVWPAQAERYARLARRRQRPATAVIACSDARIDPQTIFDAEPGELFVIRNVAGLVPEYAPDGGCHGTSAALEYAVKILKVRRIVVLGHAQCDGIHAMIHGPLRSAPDFLAPWVDIAEPVMWPMPEQGSGETFEAAIEDAVLRQSQTNLRTFPWIREAEKSGQLALSAWKFSIATGELTTV, from the coding sequence ATGGCGGGTTACCGTCGCTTCCGCTCGGCAGTCTGGCCGGCCCAGGCGGAGAGGTATGCTCGGCTGGCCCGACGGCGCCAGCGACCGGCGACGGCCGTCATCGCCTGCTCCGACGCCCGGATCGATCCGCAGACCATCTTCGACGCGGAGCCGGGCGAACTGTTCGTCATTCGCAATGTGGCCGGGCTGGTCCCAGAGTATGCGCCCGATGGCGGGTGTCACGGGACCAGTGCAGCGCTCGAGTATGCGGTCAAGATTCTCAAGGTCCGCCGGATCGTGGTGCTCGGGCACGCGCAATGCGATGGCATTCATGCGATGATTCATGGTCCTCTGCGGAGCGCCCCCGACTTCTTGGCGCCGTGGGTGGACATCGCCGAGCCGGTGATGTGGCCCATGCCCGAGCAGGGCTCCGGCGAGACGTTCGAGGCGGCGATCGAGGACGCCGTGCTCCGTCAGTCCCAGACCAATCTGAGGACGTTCCCGTGGATCCGGGAGGCCGAAAAGTCCGGTCAACTAGCCTTGTCGGCGTGGAAGTTCAGCATTGCCACGGGCGAACTGACGACCGTCTAG
- a CDS encoding calcium/sodium antiporter: MPADALFLLLGLVLLIAGGDLLVRGAVRIAERLRLSPMLIGLTVVGMGTSTPELAASLKASLAGSPGIALGNIVGSNIANTLLILGVAALIAPIAVNARALWRDGGVGILAALALLAAGATVGLSREAGIAFLVLMAGYIYYAYRQERLGAPHSAGYDRAVAMEEVDPALIPRAQPAGRLSVALLLFLAGLALVVGGGSLLVEAAIGIAEQLGVSDTVIGLTIVAVGTSLPELVTSALAAWRRQGDIALGNVLGSNIYNILFIGGLTGAVAPTTVPASIMAFDLWVLVVVSLVVMVFAFTGGRLSRREGLVLVAAYVAYAAYTAGLF; the protein is encoded by the coding sequence ATGCCGGCCGATGCCCTGTTCCTGTTGTTAGGCCTCGTCCTGCTGATTGCGGGCGGGGATCTTCTCGTGCGCGGGGCGGTCCGGATAGCGGAGAGACTCCGTCTCTCGCCGATGCTCATCGGCCTGACGGTGGTGGGTATGGGCACCTCGACGCCCGAACTCGCCGCAAGCCTGAAGGCCAGCCTGGCCGGGTCTCCGGGCATCGCCCTCGGCAATATCGTGGGATCGAACATCGCCAACACACTCCTGATCCTCGGGGTGGCCGCCCTGATCGCACCCATCGCGGTCAATGCCCGCGCCCTGTGGCGCGATGGCGGCGTGGGCATCCTGGCGGCTCTGGCGCTGCTGGCCGCGGGTGCGACGGTGGGCCTGTCGCGCGAGGCCGGAATCGCCTTCCTGGTCCTGATGGCGGGGTACATCTACTACGCCTACCGCCAGGAGCGTCTGGGGGCCCCGCACAGCGCCGGCTATGATCGCGCCGTGGCGATGGAAGAAGTCGACCCGGCCCTGATCCCCCGCGCCCAGCCGGCGGGGCGACTGTCGGTCGCACTCCTGCTGTTCCTCGCCGGTCTCGCTCTGGTCGTAGGCGGCGGCAGTCTTCTGGTGGAGGCCGCCATCGGCATCGCCGAACAACTCGGTGTCAGCGACACCGTTATCGGACTTACGATCGTGGCGGTGGGGACGTCCCTGCCGGAACTGGTCACCTCCGCCTTGGCGGCCTGGCGCAGGCAGGGGGACATTGCCCTCGGCAATGTGCTAGGCTCCAACATCTACAACATCCTGTTCATCGGCGGCCTCACAGGGGCCGTGGCGCCCACCACTGTGCCGGCCAGCATCATGGCCTTCGACCTCTGGGTCCTGGTCGTTGTCTCTCTGGTCGTGATGGTGTTCGCCTTTACGGGCGGTCGGCTGAGCAGACGGGAAGGCTTGGTTCTCGTCGCCGCCTATGTCGCCTACGCGGCCTACACCGCCGGCCTTTTCTGA
- a CDS encoding zf-TFIIB domain-containing protein, with the protein MPLLLCPNDNASMTTVNRSGVEFDMCPTCRGVWLDRGELEKLIEDGGSQGGQSPTPTTYAMRPPERDHRRDRDDEFGRDEGYRKKKRRDIFDIFD; encoded by the coding sequence ATGCCCCTTCTGCTATGCCCCAACGACAACGCCTCAATGACAACCGTCAACCGCAGCGGCGTCGAGTTTGACATGTGTCCGACTTGTCGGGGCGTGTGGCTTGACCGCGGCGAACTGGAAAAGCTGATCGAGGATGGTGGCAGTCAAGGTGGACAGTCGCCCACGCCAACGACTTACGCGATGCGCCCACCAGAGCGTGATCACCGCAGAGATCGCGACGACGAATTCGGTCGTGACGAAGGTTACCGCAAGAAGAAGCGTCGCGACATCTTCGATATCTTTGACTGA